In Henningerozyma blattae CBS 6284 chromosome 7, complete genome, a single genomic region encodes these proteins:
- the TBLA0G02800 gene encoding uncharacterized protein (similar to Saccharomyces cerevisiae GAL1 (YBR020W) and GAL3 (YDR009W); ancestral locus Anc_3.219) codes for MSVPVYHAQDSNELSSLSSKLIESCQKVVDKFTSIYGCKPDFIARSPGRVNLIGEHIDYVDFSVLPMAIDPSMLVAIKILKYDEDEDEDKENSKTNSNESLTSNPSILLTNDDHKFAQRKFDLPLDGSYITIDPSVSDWSNYFKCGFYVAHEYLKKKFPERFNNKPLYGLKVFCKSDVPSGSGLSSSAAFTCAVAMAIIRANTGKDYRISKHDLTEICVIAEHYVGVNNGGMDQAASIFGELDHALYVEFKPKLKATPIKFPTFKNSNATKDGSDTTEKKIGNELTFLIANSLVVSNKYETAPTNYNLRVVEVTIAASVLANFFQIRLPNKITDNGMDKGNLRDFMDAYYARYYNEHVPWNGDLKEGISRLTKMLELVEECFNTDEKRIGYTVNDISNALDCSREEFTRDFLMVFPIRFQLLKLYQRSKHVFSESLRVLKTLELMINTNNNLKNNQVKGNEEEEEEKFCQEFGELMNQSQASCDKLYECSSNELNDLCKIALANGSYGSRLTGAGWGGCTIHLLPNDTKKIEKVRKALIEEFYKVRYPQINEEELENATIVSRPARGSFLYEV; via the coding sequence atgtctGTACCAGTTTATCATGCACAAGATAGCAATGAATTGAGTTCATTATCGTCTAAATTGATAGAAAGCTGTCAAAAAGTGGTTGATAAATTTACATCGATTTATGGATGCAAACCTGATTTTATTGCTAGATCTCCTGGACGGGTTAACTTAATTGGTGAACATATTGATTATGTTGATTTTTCTGTATTACCAATGGCAATTGATCCTTCCATGTTGGTAGCTattaagatattaaaatatgatgaagatgaagatgaagataaggaaaatagtaaaactaattctaatgaatCTTTGACAAGTAACCCATCGATTCTTTTAACTAATGATGATCATAAATTTGCCCAAAGGAAATTCGATTTACCATTGGATGGGTCATATATTACAATTGATCCATCAGTATCTGATTGGtctaattatttcaaatgtGGTTTTTATGTAGCACatgaatatttgaagaaaaaatttccagaaagattcaataataaaccTTTATACGGATTAAAAGTGTTTTGTAAAAGTGATGTACCTAGTGGTAGTGgattatcatcatctgcTGCCTTTACTTGCGCTGTAGCCATGGCAATTATAAGAGCTAATACGGGGAAAGATTATAGGATTTCAAAACATGATCTAACAGAGATTTGCGTTATTGCAGAACATTATGTTGGGGTGAATAACGGTGGGATGGATCAAGCCGCCTCCATATTTGGGGAATTGGATCATGCATTATATGTAGAATTTAAACCTAAATTGAAAGCCACACCTATTAAATTCCccacttttaaaaatagcAACGCTACTAAGGATGGTAGCGATACGActgagaaaaaaattggaaatgaacttacatttttaattgcaAATAGTTTAGTAGTATCCAACAAATACGAAACGGCTCCTACAAATTATAATCTAAGAGTAGTGGAAGTCACTATAGCGGCTAGTGTACTTGCCAATTTCTTCCAAATCAGACTCCCCAACAAGATTACAGATAATGGCATGGATAAGGGCAATCTCAGAGATTTCATGGATGCATATTATGCCCGATATTATAATGAGCATGTACCATGGAACGGAGATCTGAAAGAGGGGATTAGTCGGTTGACAAAAATGTTAGAATTGGTAGAGGAATGTTTTAATACAGACGAGAAACGAATTGGGTATACGGTGAATGATATTTCTAATGCCTTAGATTGCTCTCGAGAGGAATTTACCAGGGATTTCCTAATGGTTTTCCCCATTAGAttccaattattaaaactatATCAAAGGTCGAAACATGTATTTAGCGAATCGTTAAGAGTTTTGAAAACACTAGAATTGATGAtcaatacaaataataatcttaaaAACAACCAAGTCAAAGGGAacgaagaagaagaagaagagaaATTTTGTCAAGAATTTGGTGAATTGATGAATCAATCTCAAGCATCTTGtgataaattatatgaATGTTCCAGTAACGAATTGAATGATTTATGTAAAATTGCATTAGCTAATGGGTCATATGGCTCTAGATTAACAGGTGCTGGCTGGGGTGGATGCACGATTCATCTTTTACCCAACGACACAAAGAAAATCGAAAAAGTCAGGAAGGCTTTAATTGAAGAGTTTTACAAGGTAAGATACCCACAgattaatgaagaagagCTTGAGAATGCCACGATTGTATCAAGACCTGCTAGAGGCAGTTTTCTTTATGAGGTGTAA